In Oryzihumus leptocrescens, the following are encoded in one genomic region:
- a CDS encoding helix-turn-helix domain-containing protein — protein MAERRRATEVRKRPTRPARVGEHVEGIVGAIGPKLQRLRQEQRLSLQQLAVRAEVSAAAIHKIERNDMVPTITTLLKICAALERPVSYFTEVDEGEPELATLTRAEERQGVFTPHRGLHLDGLSGGYAHFRGAAAMATVEPGACSGDKPMLHPGEELVLLTEGALVFTIAGTRFELGPGDSLHFVGEQPHQWANETSDPATAVWFALRDS, from the coding sequence ATGGCCGAGCGCAGACGCGCAACAGAGGTCCGGAAGCGTCCGACGCGCCCGGCACGGGTCGGCGAGCACGTCGAGGGCATCGTCGGCGCCATCGGGCCCAAGCTCCAGCGGCTCCGGCAGGAGCAGCGCCTGTCCCTGCAGCAGCTGGCGGTCCGTGCCGAGGTGTCCGCCGCCGCGATCCACAAGATCGAACGCAACGACATGGTGCCCACCATCACGACGCTGCTGAAGATCTGCGCCGCGCTTGAGCGCCCGGTCAGCTACTTCACCGAGGTCGACGAGGGGGAGCCCGAGCTGGCGACGCTGACCCGTGCCGAGGAGCGTCAGGGCGTGTTCACCCCCCACCGGGGCCTGCACCTCGACGGCCTCTCCGGCGGCTACGCGCACTTCAGGGGAGCGGCCGCGATGGCCACCGTCGAACCCGGGGCGTGCAGCGGGGACAAGCCGATGCTGCACCCGGGGGAGGAGCTCGTCCTGCTGACCGAGGGGGCGCTGGTCTTCACCATCGCGGGCACGCGGTTCGAGCTCGGCCCGGGGGACTCCCTGCACTTCGTCGGGGAGCAGCCGCACCAGTGGGCCAACGAGACCTCCGACCCGGCCACTGCCGTCTGGTTCGCCCTGCGCGACTCGTAG
- a CDS encoding MSMEG_0565 family glycosyltransferase, translated as MNRASRPRVALVSYSTKPRGGVVHTLSLAEAMVDLGLPVRVVSLGDQEQGFHRPVRAPYTLVPAPEQRPTLEERVFASVDALEEGLRAVADEVDILHTQDCISARAAARVRDSGADVRVLRTVHHVDDFTTPALVECQRQAILEPDRLVVVSEDWRARLQAEFGRSARVIHNGVDARRFPAVEPAERAALRRELGLAGRFVFLAVGGIEPRKGSVHLLQALAILARELEPRPALVVVGGHSFQDYAAYREHALGMLPGLGLELGRDVILGGTLSEAALNLHYRSADALAFPSVKEGWGLAVLEAMTAGLPVVASDIAVLREYLTDRDTAVLTRVGDPWSLAEGMRAVATDSALRSRLVEAGRALVTRFSWERAARAHWHLYVEDVGREAFVGATEGDRRDGSG; from the coding sequence GTGAACCGCGCCTCCCGGCCCCGGGTCGCCCTGGTCAGCTACTCGACCAAGCCGCGCGGCGGCGTGGTGCACACCCTGTCCCTGGCCGAGGCGATGGTCGACCTCGGCCTGCCGGTCCGCGTGGTCTCGCTCGGCGACCAGGAGCAGGGGTTCCATCGACCGGTCCGTGCGCCGTACACCCTGGTCCCGGCCCCGGAGCAACGGCCGACGCTGGAGGAGAGGGTGTTCGCCTCGGTCGACGCCCTCGAGGAGGGCCTGCGGGCGGTGGCCGACGAGGTCGACATCCTGCACACCCAGGACTGCATCTCCGCGCGTGCGGCGGCCCGCGTGCGCGACTCCGGCGCTGACGTGCGGGTGCTGCGCACGGTCCACCACGTCGACGACTTCACCACCCCGGCGCTCGTCGAGTGCCAGCGGCAGGCGATCCTCGAGCCGGACCGGCTGGTGGTCGTCAGCGAGGACTGGCGGGCACGGCTGCAGGCCGAGTTCGGCAGGTCGGCCCGGGTGATCCACAACGGCGTGGACGCGCGCCGTTTCCCGGCCGTCGAGCCCGCGGAGCGGGCCGCGCTGCGGCGGGAGCTGGGGCTGGCGGGGCGGTTCGTGTTCCTCGCCGTGGGCGGGATCGAGCCACGCAAGGGCAGCGTCCACCTCCTGCAGGCCCTGGCGATCCTGGCCCGGGAGCTGGAGCCCCGTCCCGCCCTGGTCGTCGTGGGCGGGCACTCGTTCCAGGACTACGCCGCCTACCGCGAGCACGCGCTGGGCATGCTGCCGGGGCTCGGCCTGGAGCTCGGCCGGGACGTCATCCTCGGCGGCACGCTGAGCGAGGCCGCGCTGAACCTCCACTACCGCAGCGCCGACGCGCTGGCCTTCCCCTCCGTCAAGGAGGGCTGGGGGCTGGCCGTCCTGGAGGCCATGACCGCCGGGCTGCCCGTCGTGGCCAGTGACATCGCCGTGCTGCGCGAGTACCTGACCGACCGCGATACCGCCGTCCTGACCCGGGTCGGCGACCCGTGGTCGCTGGCCGAGGGGATGCGGGCGGTGGCGACCGACTCCGCGCTGAGGTCGCGGCTGGTCGAGGCAGGCCGCGCGCTGGTGACGCGGTTCAGCTGGGAGCGCGCCGCCCGGGCGCACTGGCATCTGTACGTCGAGGACGTCGGCCGGGAGGCGTTCGTGGGTGCGACGGAGGGCGACAGGCGGGACGGTTCGGGCTAG
- a CDS encoding protein FdrA, whose amino-acid sequence MTVEVRTFTDTYVDSVVQLEAMRAMRQTEGVDWASAAMGTPANLQAFRDQQVDPSAVAGADPNDFVIAVRAATPGVAEEALDAGERAAFAARPASGERTAEPEPRTVRQAVQAQPSSTVAVVSVPGEYAPLVTCEALSAGLHVLLFSDNVPVHEEVRLKDLARARGLLVMGPGAGTAMVGGVGLGFANVVRPGRVGVVAAAGTGAQEVMSLLDRWGAGVSQVIGVGGRDLSREVAGRTTLQALAALREDPGTDVILLVSKPPAPEVAATVLGAGGGTPVVAALIGLDPGFVAPAAVRLADTLEGGVVATLDVLGRPAPVTTATTGPSVAQARRRLAPRRTLVRGLFSGGTLCYESVVLLSRVLGEVRSNVPINPGWGLPARPGSHQCLDLGEEEFTRGRPHPMIDAEARLDVLAEHAADEQVAAIVVDVVLGLGAHPDPAGVLAPACEAAMAGRGPQVVAYVLGTEADPQGLAAQRERLQRAGCIVTETAARASLVAAAVATGDLDLAGEAL is encoded by the coding sequence GTGACGGTCGAGGTCCGGACGTTCACGGACACCTACGTGGACTCGGTCGTCCAGCTCGAGGCGATGAGGGCCATGCGACAGACCGAGGGCGTCGACTGGGCGAGCGCCGCGATGGGGACCCCGGCCAACCTGCAGGCCTTCCGCGACCAGCAGGTGGACCCCTCCGCGGTGGCCGGGGCCGACCCGAACGACTTCGTCATCGCGGTACGGGCCGCGACGCCCGGGGTGGCCGAGGAGGCCCTCGATGCGGGGGAGCGGGCCGCCTTTGCGGCCCGACCCGCCTCCGGCGAGCGGACCGCGGAGCCCGAGCCGAGGACGGTGCGCCAGGCGGTGCAGGCCCAACCGTCGTCGACCGTGGCGGTCGTCTCGGTACCGGGTGAGTACGCCCCGCTCGTCACCTGCGAGGCGTTGTCGGCGGGACTGCACGTGCTGCTGTTCAGCGACAACGTGCCCGTCCACGAGGAGGTGCGGCTCAAGGACCTCGCCCGGGCCAGGGGGTTGCTCGTCATGGGGCCCGGCGCCGGCACGGCGATGGTGGGCGGGGTGGGTCTCGGCTTCGCCAACGTCGTCAGGCCCGGTCGTGTCGGCGTGGTGGCGGCCGCGGGCACCGGCGCCCAGGAGGTCATGTCCCTGCTCGACCGGTGGGGTGCCGGCGTCAGCCAGGTGATCGGGGTCGGCGGCCGCGACCTGTCCCGTGAGGTCGCCGGGCGGACCACCCTCCAGGCGCTCGCGGCCCTGCGGGAGGACCCGGGCACCGACGTCATCCTCCTCGTCTCGAAGCCGCCGGCGCCGGAGGTGGCGGCCACCGTCCTGGGCGCCGGTGGGGGCACCCCGGTGGTGGCGGCGCTCATCGGGCTGGACCCGGGCTTCGTCGCCCCGGCCGCGGTCCGGCTCGCCGACACGCTCGAGGGCGGCGTGGTGGCCACGCTGGACGTGCTCGGCCGCCCGGCACCGGTCACGACCGCGACCACCGGGCCCTCGGTGGCGCAGGCCCGTCGCCGGCTCGCGCCGCGGCGGACCCTGGTCCGTGGCCTGTTCTCCGGCGGGACCCTCTGCTACGAGTCCGTGGTCCTCCTGAGCCGGGTGCTGGGTGAGGTCCGGTCGAACGTGCCGATCAACCCGGGCTGGGGCCTGCCGGCCCGTCCCGGGTCGCACCAGTGCCTCGACCTCGGTGAGGAGGAGTTCACCCGCGGCCGGCCCCACCCGATGATCGACGCCGAGGCCCGGCTGGACGTGCTGGCCGAGCACGCCGCCGACGAGCAGGTGGCGGCGATCGTCGTGGACGTCGTGCTCGGTCTCGGCGCCCACCCCGACCCTGCCGGCGTGCTGGCACCCGCGTGCGAGGCGGCCATGGCGGGCAGGGGTCCGCAGGTCGTGGCCTACGTCCTCGGCACCGAAGCAGATCCGCAAGGCCTTGCCGCGCAGCGGGAGAGGCTCCAGCGGGCGGGCTGCATCGTCACCGAGACCGCAGCGCGGGCCTCCCTGGTGGCGGCCGCCGTCGCCACCGGGGACCTGGACCTGGCGGGGGAGGCGCTGTGA
- a CDS encoding carbamate kinase, whose protein sequence is MTGIAVVALGGNAIIPAGEAGTYEQQREHADVMAASIRELLDDGWRVVIVHGNGPQVGNLAIQQERARDAVPEMPLFALDAMTQGQLGSLIAISVYRACGGRHPVVGILSHVIVDLADPAFEHPSKPIGPFYSRSEAAGLAATRGWVLVEDSGRGYRRVVPSPQPLGFVEIRALRCLLDAGHVVVADGGGGIPVARRGAVWDGVDAVIDKDYAAAELARQLEADALVLVTGVEAVMVDFGTPTQRRLGRIDVAVAERLLSAGQFPEGSMGPKVRAASRFLRGGGRLAVITTASLAAPTLRARGDDPTAGTRIVAALDREEASA, encoded by the coding sequence GTGACGGGTATCGCGGTGGTCGCCTTGGGCGGTAACGCCATCATCCCTGCGGGTGAGGCGGGCACCTACGAGCAGCAGCGCGAGCACGCCGACGTGATGGCCGCGTCGATCCGCGAGCTGCTCGACGACGGGTGGCGGGTCGTCATCGTGCACGGCAACGGCCCGCAGGTGGGCAACCTCGCGATCCAGCAGGAGCGGGCGCGCGACGCCGTACCCGAGATGCCGCTGTTCGCCCTGGACGCCATGACTCAGGGCCAGCTGGGGTCCCTGATCGCGATCTCGGTCTACCGGGCCTGCGGTGGCCGCCACCCCGTGGTGGGCATCCTCAGCCACGTGATCGTCGACCTCGCCGACCCCGCGTTCGAGCATCCCTCCAAGCCCATCGGTCCCTTCTACTCCCGGTCCGAGGCGGCTGGGCTGGCCGCGACCCGTGGCTGGGTGCTCGTCGAGGACAGCGGCCGCGGGTACCGCCGCGTCGTCCCGTCACCCCAGCCCCTCGGCTTCGTCGAGATCCGGGCCCTGCGGTGCCTGCTCGACGCCGGGCACGTGGTGGTGGCCGACGGCGGGGGAGGCATCCCCGTGGCCCGCCGCGGCGCCGTCTGGGACGGGGTCGACGCGGTCATCGACAAGGACTATGCCGCCGCCGAGCTAGCCCGCCAGCTCGAGGCCGACGCCCTCGTGCTGGTCACCGGGGTCGAGGCCGTGATGGTCGACTTCGGGACGCCGACCCAGCGCCGGCTGGGTCGCATCGACGTGGCGGTCGCCGAGCGCCTCCTCTCCGCGGGGCAGTTCCCCGAGGGGAGCATGGGCCCGAAGGTGCGGGCCGCGTCGCGGTTCCTCCGGGGTGGGGGACGCCTGGCCGTCATCACCACGGCGTCGCTCGCCGCGCCGACCCTGCGCGCCCGTGGGGACGACCCCACCGCCGGCACCAGGATCGTGGCCGCGCTCGACCGGGAGGAGGCTTCGGCGTGA
- a CDS encoding MSMEG_0568 family radical SAM protein: MSVHPAPRTPSPDASAAALASLVVDLQARGLRVEVPLERRRGGAGPTDSGMLWVGGVPLTVPMDNASAAGSPYVLRAEDEGYAVFRDGERLAGASAQRRPRFYDLSTADGVPYWKIGLLHLDSFASTVVQTCAYWGNADQCRFCGIEVSLDAGRTIVKKTPEQLAEVAVAARELDGAVDATLTTGSSNGVDRGARYVARCARAVKQAAGLPVEIQFEPPRDLDVIDEVGEMGVDSVGIHVESFDPDVLARVAPAKARTGIERYFEAWARAVDVFGRGQVSTYVILGMGEDPGVTLDGCRRAVDLGVFPFVVPLRPVAGSLMEDALPPDGAYTERMYRAVAGYMAARGMHSSIAKAGCARCQACSGLTPVASALRSSPLLQIGRPPQAG, encoded by the coding sequence ATGAGCGTCCACCCCGCACCCCGAACACCGTCACCGGATGCGTCCGCCGCCGCACTGGCCTCCCTCGTGGTCGACCTGCAGGCCCGCGGGCTGAGGGTGGAGGTCCCCCTCGAGCGGCGTCGCGGCGGCGCGGGGCCGACCGACTCCGGGATGCTCTGGGTCGGCGGGGTCCCCCTCACCGTGCCGATGGACAACGCGTCCGCCGCCGGGTCGCCCTACGTGCTCAGGGCCGAGGACGAGGGCTACGCGGTCTTCCGGGACGGCGAGCGGCTGGCCGGTGCCTCCGCCCAGCGCCGCCCGCGCTTCTACGACCTGTCCACCGCAGACGGCGTCCCCTACTGGAAGATCGGCCTGCTCCACCTCGACTCGTTCGCGAGCACGGTGGTGCAGACCTGCGCCTACTGGGGCAACGCGGACCAGTGCCGCTTCTGCGGGATCGAGGTGTCGCTCGACGCGGGCCGCACCATCGTCAAGAAGACCCCGGAGCAGCTCGCGGAGGTCGCGGTCGCGGCCCGGGAGCTCGACGGGGCGGTCGACGCCACGCTGACGACGGGCAGCTCCAACGGGGTCGACCGCGGGGCGCGCTACGTGGCCCGGTGCGCCCGGGCGGTCAAGCAGGCCGCCGGCCTGCCGGTCGAGATCCAGTTCGAGCCGCCGCGCGACCTCGACGTCATCGACGAGGTGGGCGAGATGGGGGTCGACTCCGTGGGCATCCACGTCGAGTCCTTCGACCCGGACGTGCTGGCCCGCGTCGCCCCGGCCAAGGCCCGCACCGGGATCGAGCGCTACTTCGAGGCGTGGGCCCGCGCGGTCGACGTCTTCGGCCGGGGCCAGGTCTCCACCTACGTCATCCTCGGCATGGGCGAGGACCCCGGCGTGACCCTCGACGGCTGCCGGCGCGCGGTGGACCTGGGCGTGTTCCCGTTCGTCGTCCCGCTGCGACCCGTCGCCGGGAGCCTGATGGAGGACGCGCTGCCCCCGGACGGGGCCTACACCGAGCGGATGTACCGCGCGGTCGCCGGCTACATGGCCGCACGGGGCATGCACTCGTCCATCGCCAAGGCGGGCTGCGCCCGGTGCCAGGCCTGCTCCGGGCTCACCCCCGTCGCCTCGGCCCTGCGCTCCTCGCCGTTGCTGCAGATCGGCCGGCCCCCGCAGGCCGGGTGA
- a CDS encoding MSMEG_0567/Sll0786 family nitrogen starvation N-acetyltransferase gives MTAADASATRPGRATGVRPARAAPSPVVCREAGSPEELVAHFAVRHEVFVVEQAVFAGSDRDERDARASTVHVVGCCDGIVVGSVRLYELDARTGLWQGDRLAVLAPSRVRGLGAPLVRCAVALAGARGGRAMVAHIQLPNVRFFTRLGWQPVGGPETYVGLPHQQMRIALPSPEIAASLARALAEGTDG, from the coding sequence GTGACCGCCGCCGACGCCTCCGCCACCCGGCCGGGCCGGGCCACCGGCGTCCGCCCCGCCCGGGCCGCGCCGTCGCCCGTCGTGTGCCGGGAGGCGGGCTCACCCGAGGAGCTGGTCGCGCACTTCGCGGTGCGGCACGAGGTCTTCGTCGTGGAGCAGGCGGTCTTCGCCGGCTCGGACCGGGACGAGCGCGACGCCCGGGCCTCGACGGTCCACGTCGTCGGGTGCTGCGACGGCATCGTCGTGGGCAGCGTCCGGCTGTACGAGCTCGACGCCCGGACGGGCCTCTGGCAGGGAGACCGGCTCGCCGTCCTGGCGCCGTCCCGGGTCCGCGGCCTGGGCGCGCCGCTGGTCCGCTGCGCGGTCGCCCTCGCCGGCGCGCGCGGCGGCAGGGCGATGGTGGCGCACATCCAGCTGCCCAACGTCAGGTTCTTCACCCGGCTCGGGTGGCAGCCGGTGGGTGGTCCGGAGACGTATGTCGGGCTGCCCCACCAGCAGATGCGTATCGCGCTGCCCTCACCGGAGATCGCCGCCTCGCTCGCCCGCGCCCTCGCCGAGGGCACGGACGGCTGA
- a CDS encoding AIR synthase related protein: protein MDATSGRAGGLGDLEQLAAHLRTHAALRAKAEIGLVSDVMGAASWVHGPGDDGAVVRMAAAAGVHDGQVIACGEALLPAFVARDPYGAGFAAVLTNVNDLAAMGATPCAIVDTIVGTADLAREALRGMQAASRLYDVPVVGGHLTLHDGPPAVSAFGVGNAGKVLSLTHVAAGQRLVVACCTDGTMREDFPFFRSFDERGAELAGDVRLLARIAGSGAAVAAKDVSMAGLVGSLAMLLEWGRFGVTVDLDRLPRPPGVPMAAWLTCFPAYAFLLCAPPGREEECAAAFHARGLDAAVVGVIDDTGLLRLASGGRQATVLDLAVTPVTGLQR, encoded by the coding sequence ATGGACGCGACCTCGGGCCGGGCCGGTGGGCTCGGCGACCTGGAGCAGCTGGCGGCCCACCTGCGCACCCACGCCGCCCTGCGGGCCAAGGCGGAGATCGGCCTGGTCAGCGACGTGATGGGTGCGGCGAGCTGGGTCCACGGTCCCGGTGACGACGGGGCGGTGGTCCGGATGGCCGCCGCCGCGGGGGTCCACGACGGGCAGGTCATCGCCTGCGGCGAGGCGCTGCTGCCCGCCTTCGTCGCCCGCGACCCCTACGGCGCCGGCTTCGCCGCGGTCCTGACCAACGTCAACGACCTGGCCGCGATGGGGGCGACACCGTGCGCCATCGTCGACACCATCGTGGGCACCGCCGACCTGGCCCGGGAGGCGCTGCGCGGCATGCAGGCCGCGAGCCGGCTGTATGACGTGCCGGTCGTGGGTGGGCACCTCACCCTGCACGACGGTCCGCCGGCGGTGTCGGCCTTCGGTGTCGGGAACGCCGGGAAGGTGCTGTCACTGACCCATGTCGCGGCCGGACAGCGGCTCGTGGTCGCGTGCTGCACCGACGGCACGATGCGCGAGGACTTTCCCTTCTTCCGGTCATTCGACGAGCGGGGCGCCGAGCTGGCCGGGGACGTCCGGCTGCTGGCCAGGATCGCCGGGTCGGGCGCCGCCGTCGCGGCCAAGGACGTGAGCATGGCCGGCCTGGTGGGCTCGCTGGCGATGCTGCTGGAGTGGGGCCGGTTCGGCGTCACGGTGGACCTCGACCGCCTGCCCCGGCCGCCCGGCGTCCCGATGGCCGCGTGGCTGACCTGCTTCCCGGCATACGCCTTCCTGCTCTGCGCACCGCCGGGCCGCGAGGAGGAGTGCGCGGCGGCCTTCCATGCGCGCGGGCTGGACGCCGCGGTCGTCGGTGTCATCGACGACACCGGGCTGCTCCGGCTGGCCTCCGGTGGCCGGCAGGCGACGGTGCTCGACCTGGCAGTCACCCCGGTGACCGGCCTGCAGCGCTGA
- a CDS encoding phosphosulfolactate synthase, with amino-acid sequence MSLPTFLSLPERGSKPRVAGLTHVLDKGASVAATEAVLASGAAHLDLWKLGWGIAYVDPGLPAKLSLLAAADVRACLGGTLMEIAWCQGKVDECLDWASDAGLACVEVSRGVAPMPVADKRDLIRRATERFVVLSEVGSKDPQDHASPAEWAAEVAGDLDAGARWVIAEGRESGTVGLFRPDGTVREELAEAALRGGGLDRVFFEAPRKDQQAWFIREYGPEVNLANIALDDVLALETLRLGLRADTCAVHAPWVPT; translated from the coding sequence GTGTCGCTGCCGACCTTTCTGAGTCTGCCGGAGCGAGGGAGCAAGCCACGCGTCGCGGGACTGACCCACGTCCTCGACAAGGGAGCCAGCGTCGCCGCAACGGAGGCGGTCCTGGCATCGGGCGCCGCTCACCTCGACCTCTGGAAGCTCGGCTGGGGCATCGCCTACGTCGACCCCGGGCTCCCGGCCAAGCTGTCGCTGCTCGCCGCGGCCGACGTGCGGGCCTGCCTCGGCGGCACCCTCATGGAGATCGCCTGGTGCCAGGGCAAGGTCGACGAGTGCCTGGACTGGGCTTCCGACGCCGGGCTCGCCTGCGTCGAGGTCTCCCGGGGCGTGGCGCCGATGCCGGTGGCGGACAAGCGCGACCTCATCCGGCGGGCGACCGAGCGCTTCGTCGTGCTGTCCGAGGTGGGCAGCAAGGACCCGCAGGATCACGCGAGCCCCGCGGAGTGGGCCGCGGAGGTCGCCGGTGACCTCGACGCCGGGGCGCGCTGGGTGATCGCGGAGGGCCGGGAGAGCGGCACGGTCGGCCTCTTCCGCCCCGACGGCACCGTGCGGGAGGAGCTCGCGGAGGCCGCCCTTCGCGGCGGCGGCCTGGACCGGGTGTTCTTCGAGGCGCCGCGCAAGGACCAGCAGGCCTGGTTCATCCGCGAGTACGGCCCCGAGGTGAACCTGGCCAACATCGCCCTCGACGACGTCCTGGCCCTGGAGACGCTGCGGCTCGGGCTCCGCGCGGACACGTGCGCCGTCCACGCCCCCTGGGTGCCGACGTGA
- a CDS encoding DUF7714 family protein has translation MSRPPVARRPNLVPGAYRGVAVSDVTCELDEGSLAAHFVGLEAYRRTRFVVVRRGDQTAILAVEKESAADGADPLFAPITGVTLLAGPQECAFVVRPDLDAAVPTMLARAAREGAPGKRGVVMQDGYDHISFIVDPAPLRLTVREVVPPHPAKLFDQTRRLLDVAEHLPPIELVAEVVDLTELAHSHPAEAYLLPCRGAGVTVEGSVTCYLDQRPEHRAWTLLGCERSQQIHEWFYGERAEQVDTCPRRAGPTPGAVLTRCCLLEHEVVTEPGQVVVPWGATLAQVSEALVRVVREWEPSWAPG, from the coding sequence GTGAGCCGGCCGCCGGTGGCCCGGCGACCCAACCTGGTGCCCGGCGCCTACCGGGGCGTCGCCGTCTCCGACGTGACCTGCGAGCTCGACGAGGGGTCGCTGGCGGCGCACTTCGTCGGCCTGGAGGCCTACCGGCGGACCCGGTTCGTCGTGGTCCGGCGCGGTGACCAGACCGCGATCCTGGCGGTGGAGAAGGAGTCCGCCGCGGACGGCGCGGACCCGCTGTTCGCGCCGATCACCGGCGTCACCCTGCTCGCCGGACCGCAGGAGTGTGCCTTCGTGGTCCGCCCCGACCTGGACGCCGCGGTGCCCACGATGCTGGCGCGCGCTGCCCGGGAAGGCGCGCCCGGCAAGCGCGGGGTGGTCATGCAGGACGGCTACGACCACATCAGCTTCATCGTGGACCCCGCACCGCTGCGGCTGACCGTCCGCGAGGTCGTCCCGCCCCACCCGGCGAAGCTCTTCGACCAGACCCGACGGCTGCTCGACGTCGCCGAGCACCTGCCCCCCATCGAGCTGGTCGCCGAGGTCGTCGACCTGACCGAGCTGGCGCACAGCCACCCTGCCGAGGCCTACCTGCTGCCCTGCCGGGGCGCCGGCGTCACGGTCGAGGGCAGCGTGACCTGCTACCTGGACCAGCGACCGGAGCACCGGGCCTGGACCCTGCTCGGCTGTGAGCGCTCGCAGCAGATCCACGAGTGGTTCTACGGCGAGCGAGCCGAGCAGGTCGACACCTGCCCCCGGCGGGCCGGGCCGACCCCCGGCGCGGTGCTGACCCGGTGCTGCCTGCTGGAGCACGAGGTGGTCACCGAGCCCGGCCAGGTCGTCGTGCCGTGGGGCGCCACCCTCGCCCAGGTGTCCGAGGCGCTGGTGCGGGTCGTGCGCGAGTGGGAGCCTTCGTGGGCACCCGGCTGA
- a CDS encoding class-II fumarase/aspartase family protein, producing MGTRLTDSRQYAHLWGTAELASLFEEPARLQAWLDVLAALASAQARLGMVPAGAAAEIATHARVDALDLDLVAEQTRLTSHSMLGLIRALQQVLPEAAREHVYAGATVQDVTDTWFALAMREVGALVWRDLRAIEESLLGLAVSHRDTVMAGRTHGQPGAPITFGFKAASWADEVRRHLDRLREGRPRWLVGQLGGAVGVLGFFEPQGLALRAQLCAELGLGDPGISWLSSRDRVAEFGGLLSMVCGTLARIGTEVFELQRPEIGELREPTTPEAVSSITMPHKRNPEGSEHLDTLARLVRANAAVLVEGMVAVHERDGRGWKAEWSAFPEVCLLTGVALEVGGRLVSGLEVDVEAMRVNVERHGDRIASERLLAGLAGKVGKHTAQQLMHEVLSPGTTEVAHVVDALVAAGAATEQDCRHWLAVPATGAAGAMVDTVVSRARAARAAEPDTWP from the coding sequence GTGGGCACCCGGCTGACCGACTCCCGGCAGTACGCCCACCTGTGGGGGACCGCCGAGCTCGCGTCGCTGTTCGAGGAACCGGCCCGGCTGCAGGCGTGGCTGGACGTGCTCGCCGCGCTGGCGAGCGCACAGGCCCGGCTGGGGATGGTCCCGGCCGGGGCCGCAGCCGAGATCGCGACGCACGCGCGGGTCGACGCGCTCGACCTCGACCTGGTGGCCGAGCAGACCCGGCTGACCTCGCACTCGATGCTCGGCCTGATCCGGGCGCTGCAGCAGGTGCTGCCGGAGGCGGCACGAGAGCACGTCTACGCGGGCGCCACCGTGCAGGACGTCACCGACACGTGGTTCGCCCTGGCCATGCGCGAGGTCGGTGCGCTGGTCTGGCGCGACCTGCGCGCGATCGAGGAATCCCTGCTCGGGCTCGCCGTCTCCCACCGCGACACCGTGATGGCCGGGCGGACCCACGGGCAGCCGGGGGCGCCGATCACGTTCGGCTTCAAGGCGGCCTCCTGGGCCGACGAGGTGCGCCGCCACCTGGACCGGCTGCGGGAGGGGCGGCCACGGTGGCTGGTCGGGCAGCTGGGCGGGGCCGTCGGAGTGCTCGGCTTCTTCGAGCCGCAGGGCCTGGCGCTGCGGGCGCAGCTCTGCGCGGAGCTGGGCCTGGGCGACCCGGGGATCTCGTGGCTGAGCTCGCGCGACCGGGTCGCGGAGTTCGGGGGCCTGCTGTCCATGGTGTGCGGGACGCTGGCGCGGATCGGGACCGAGGTCTTCGAGCTGCAGCGACCCGAGATCGGCGAGCTGCGCGAACCCACCACGCCCGAGGCGGTCAGCAGCATCACGATGCCGCACAAGCGCAACCCCGAGGGCAGTGAGCACCTCGACACCCTGGCCCGGCTGGTCCGCGCCAACGCCGCCGTCCTGGTCGAGGGGATGGTCGCGGTCCACGAGCGCGACGGCCGCGGCTGGAAGGCGGAGTGGTCGGCGTTCCCCGAGGTCTGCCTGCTGACCGGGGTGGCGCTCGAGGTCGGCGGCCGGCTGGTCTCCGGCCTCGAGGTGGACGTCGAGGCGATGCGGGTCAACGTCGAGCGGCACGGCGACCGGATCGCGTCCGAGCGCCTGCTCGCCGGGCTGGCCGGGAAGGTCGGGAAGCACACGGCGCAGCAGCTCATGCACGAGGTGCTCAGCCCCGGGACCACGGAGGTCGCCCACGTCGTCGACGCCCTCGTCGCCGCCGGCGCCGCCACGGAGCAGGACTGCCGCCACTGGCTGGCCGTGCCCGCAACCGGCGCCGCCGGCGCGATGGTGGACACGGTGGTCAGCCGGGCTCGAGCCGCCCGCGCCGCGGAGCCGGACACATGGCCGTGA